A window from Macaca fascicularis isolate 582-1 chromosome 20, T2T-MFA8v1.1 encodes these proteins:
- the LOC135968955 gene encoding LOW QUALITY PROTEIN: putative uncharacterized protein FLJ45256 (The sequence of the model RefSeq protein was modified relative to this genomic sequence to represent the inferred CDS: deleted 2 bases in 1 codon) — protein sequence CFSLPRSWDYRRQPPRLANFCILVEMGFCHVGQAGLELLSSSDKAAGLDLPKCWDSRHEPPCSAPLLIFNPYPSTVLSCNCEYNGFFEFRESLQQIVKPERVLGTPRHIFPLPLLSSCFLWSKLKEAPACLLQGSSEHTEIICDLISSSKQFIKKFLSNKPSALHGGDTGENDFLQLITRLQKLLFKSLSTYMCVPIYQHMHACSQLSCLHQNQDEELLYCQN from the exons tgcttcagcctcccaaggagctgggattacaggcgccagccaccacgcctggctaatttttgtattttagtagagatggggttttgccatgttggccaggctggtctcgaactcctgagctcaagtgacaaGGCTgctggcctcgacctcccaaagtgctgggattccaggcatgagccaccgtgctcggcccctttgctgatttttaatCCATATCCTTCCACTGTATTAAGTTGTAACTGTGAATACAACGGCTTTTTTGAGTTCCGTGAGTCTTTGCAGCAAATCGTCAAACCTGAGCGTGTCTTGGGGACTCCCCGACACATCTTCCcactccctcttctctcttcttgcttCCTCTGGAGTAAACTAAAAGAGGCCCCTGCTTGCCTTTTGCAAGGCAGTTCTGAACACACTGAGATCATTTGTGATCTCATATCCTCTTCTAAGCAATTCATCAAgaaatttctttcaaataaacCCAGTGCTCTTCATGGAGGTGATACTGGTGAAAATGACTTTCTCCAGCTTATTACA CGTTTGCAGAAGCTCCTGTTTAAGAGTTTgagcacatatatgtgtgtgcctaTATACCAGCACATGCATGCATGCTCACAGCTGTCATGCCTTCACCAGAACCAGGACGAGGAGTTACTCTATTGCCAGAATTGA